In Tachysurus fulvidraco isolate hzauxx_2018 chromosome 1, HZAU_PFXX_2.0, whole genome shotgun sequence, a single window of DNA contains:
- the ankrd53 gene encoding ankyrin repeat domain-containing protein 53, whose protein sequence is MERACPPRALPPGDLFHAAVCGDTQWLCLSLERMHAPGQQQNRQGLTVFHVAAQHGQLNCLKLLLESCTGDVNASCPRGRRPLHMVLSPESKPNTYSCLTFLLEHGAEPNVSTDEGLTPLHMAAAEGLKECVEELVRVGADTHAHDSRGHTPFELACLWGHRVVARILKNAMWHRDKKEDMEKHQELQNLKQNMIRMHRKAEGTQKLSREAINKEKVSTWAERKGLPFLRSPTMGMWTISHQCCHSTKPVKKQHASKSREIWNISSNPSRPPPANISRSETVRIGVHPEEVDEPDLSQSVTLHCFRNGQVCCTASWNNIPQPVPDLPLDVIQKCLFPSKFQSRISGTLQLQSNSVLDLPHRGGTHGTEASPWTEVAMHLAEELQPGHY, encoded by the exons ATGGAGCGCGCGTG CCCCCCTCGTGCGCTCCCACCTGGAGACTTGTTCCATGCCGCAGTCTGTGGAGATACCCAATGGCTGTGTTTAAGTCTGGAGAGAATGCATGCACCAGGCCAGCAGCAGAACAGACAG ggtcTTACAGTGTTCCACGTGGCTGCTCAACATGGTCAGCTAAATTGCTTGAAATTGCTCCTGGAATCTTGTACTGGAGATGTCAATGCAAGCTGTCCACGTGGCAGGAGACCATTACACATGGTGCTGAGCCCAGAGAGCAAGCCAAACACTTACAGCTGCCTCACATTTCTGCTGGAACATGGAGCAGAGCCCAATGT ATCAACAGATGAAGGATTGACCCCACTGCACATGGCTGCAGCCGAAGGCCTGAAAGAGTGTGTTGAAGAGCTGGTTAGAGTTGGTGCAGATACCCATGCACATGATAGCCGAGGACATACACCATTCGAACTGGCTTGTTTGTGGGGTCACAGGGTTGTTGCCAG GATTCTTAAAAATGCAATGTGGCATAGAGATAAGAAGGAGGACATGGAGAAACACCAAGAACTGCAGAATCTCAAACAGAATATGATCAGAATGCACAGAAAAGCAGAAGGAACACAGAag TTATCCAGAGAGGCAATTAACAAAGAGAAAGTGTCCACGTGGGCTGAGAGGAAGGGTCTTCCCTTTCTCAGGTCTCCTACAATGGGCATGTGGACAATAAGCCATCAATGCTGCCATTCTACCAAGCCTGTCAAAAAACAGCATGCAAGCAAATCAAGAGAAATATGGAACATCTCATCAAACCCATCAAGACCTCCTCCAGCAAACATCAGCAGATCTGAGACAGTAAGAATCGGTGTCCATCCAGAGGAAGTAGATGAGCCTGATCTAAGCCAGAGTGTGACTCTCCATTGTTTCAGAAATGGGCAGGTCTGTTGCACTGCATCATGGAATAATATTCCACAGCCAGTACCTGACCTGCCACTGGATGTCATTCAGAAATGCCTGTTTCCATCCAAATTTCAATCTCGAATTTCTGGTACACTTCAGCTCCAGTCCAACAGTGTGCTGGATTTACCTCATCGGGGAGGTACTCATGGAACGGAGGCTTCTCCATGGACCGAAGTGGCAATGCATCTGGCTGAGGAGCTCCAGCCTGGCCATTACTGA